Sequence from the Hamadaea flava genome:
CCGGAGAGCAGCTCTTCGGACCGGGAGACCGCCGAGAACACGCGCTGCCGATCGGGCAGCCGGCGCGCGGCCTCCAGCGAGGGCGAGGAGCCCGCCGCGTAGATCTCCTTGGCGCCCTGACCGGTCGGCAGCGTGACCGACGGGACCGGCACCTTGCCGAAGCGGATCGCGAGCACCGGGACCAGACCGATGCCGCAGACCAGCAGCGCGAGCAGCACGGCGGCCGCGCCGGCCGGGTCGAGGAAGCTGAGCAGACTGGCGAGCCCGGTGAGCAGGCCGAAGGTGACGCCGGCGGTGAACACCCGGACCCGGCCGCCGACACCGGCTCCGCCGAGGGCCGAGAAGAGCAGTACGCACATCGCGCCGAGCAGCAGCTGCGCCTGCCCGAGCCAGGGGACCAGGCCCATCGCGCCGGGCAGCGTGTCGCCGCCGAGGATGAGCGCGCCACCGGCGAAGGCGTAGGGCAGGCTGAACCCGCCGAGCACCGCGCCGACCCGGGCGTCGCCGTACGCCCGCGAGGCGACCACGCCCGCGAACAGCAGCAGCACCGCTGCGGCGAGGCCGAGCCAGCCACCGGGCTGCCAGCCCGGTCCGCCCTGCAGGATGGCGAGTACGCCGCCCGCGAGCAGCACGCCCGCACCCACCACGGTGGCGGTTCGAGTGCTGACGGGTGACCAGCCCGCGCCGCGGCGACGGGCGCCCTCGGCGATGGCTTCGACGACGTCGTCGTATTCCAGTTCGGGCCAGTCGGCGCGCGCCGGAACCAGGTGCAGGACCTGGCCGTCACGCACGTTCTGCTGGTGGAGGCTGCGGTCGCCGGCCAGCGACGTGCCGTCGGCGCGGCGCAGAACCCAGCCGCCGTGCCGCTCGCCTTCGTCGGCGAAGCCTTCGCCGGCGTGCTGGAGGAGTTCGGGGAGGATTTCGGCGATCGCGATCTGTTCCGGCAGCGCCACATCCACCCGGCGATGCGGGGTGTTGATGGTGACGCGCGCGAGCCCGAGCGCGGCGGAGGTCATGCTCACCGGAGTACGTCTATCACGAATCGCCCCTCACCGTCACCCCGCATAGACCGCAGTGAGACCCGGCTCTGTCAGGCGGGGTGCGTCCAGTCGGTGGCATCGCCTAGCATGGGCGGCGCTGAGCGCGCGTCATGGGGAGGAGGGCCGCCGGTATGGGAACGATCGTCGTGAAGCGGGGCCCGCGTCGGCCCGCTCCGGAGATTCCCAGCGGAGAGCTGGTCATCGAGGCTCCACCGGAGATTCCGCAGGCCAGTGGGGCCCGCTGGCAGCAAGCCATGATGGCGCTGCCGATGCTTGGAGCGATGCTGCCGTCCGCCTACATGATGGGCAACGGGCAGAACGGCAAGATGGGTTACGTCATGGGCGGCATGATGGGCCTGTCCATGATCGGCATGATGGCCATGAACCTCAGCCAGGGCGGCGGAGGCCCGAAGAAGGCCGAGATGATGGCCGCCCGGCGCGAATACCTGCGCCACCTGGCGACGATGCGGACCAAGGTTCGCGAGACCGTGGCCAAGCAGCGGACGGGTTTGTTCTATCGGCACCCCGATCCGCAGCGGCTATGGTCCACAGTCGACTCTCATCGGCTCTGGGAGCGCCGCCCGACCGATCCCGACTACGGGGTCACCCGCATCGGCATGGGACCGCAGTCGCTCGCGACTCCGCTGGTTCCGCCGGTCACCCGGCCGCTGGAGGAGCTGGAGCCGATGACGGCCGGCGCCCTGCGCCGGTTCCTGGACGCGTACTCGGTCGTGCCGGACCTGCCGGTCGCCGTGTCGCTGCCCGCCTTCGCCCGGGTCTTCGTCCGGTCGGAGGCGCCGCCGAACAACACCTACGGCTACAGCTCCGGGCGGCTCGCGCAGCCCGAGGCCGACCACCGCGACGGTAGCGAGACGCACAGTCTGGTCCGCGCCGTCGTCAGCCAGCTCGCCACCTTCCACGCGCCCGACGACCTCCTGATCGCGGTCTGCGCTCCGGCGCATCGCCGGGATCGCTGGGACTGGGTCAAGTGGCTGCCGCACAACGCCCATCCCTCCAAGGTGGACGCTCTCGGCCCGGTGCGCATGGTCGCGCCGACCGCCGTCGCGCTGGAGGAGATGCTCTCCGACATCATCGGCAACCGTCCCCGGTTCGGCGGCGGCGCGTCCGGCCCGTATGTCGTGGTCGTCCTCGACGGCGCGGACCTCACCGGTTCGCAGCACCTCGCGGCCGACGGCGGCATCGCGGGCATGACCGTGCTGGACCTCGACGGCCAGCCGCCGCGTCTGCTCGACCGGACCACGCTGACGCTGGAGATGCAGCAGGACACCCGGCAGCTGGAGATCTACACCGCCGACGGGTCGGCTGACGTCGGCTTCGCCGACGGGCTCACGTACGCCGAGGCCGAGTCGGTCGCCCGGCGGCTCTCTCCGCTGCGGCTGTCCGCCGCGACCAAGTCGGCCGACGCCCCGCTCTCGGGCGACCAGGGACTCGGCGACCTGCTCGGCATCCCCGACCCGGACACCTTCGAGGTGGCGCAGGGCTGGCGGCCACGGGCCGACCGCGACAAGTTGCGGGTGCCGATCGGCGTCGGGGTCGACGGCCAGCCGGTCGAGCTGGACATCAAGGAGTCGGCTCAGGACGGCATGGGCCCGCACGGTCTGCTGATCGGCGCGACCGGTTCCGGTAAGTCCGAGGTGCTGCGAACGCTGGTGCTCGCACTGGCGCTGACGCACTCCTCGGAGGAGCTGAACTTCGTCCTCGTCGACTACAAGGGTGGTGCGACGTTCGCCTCGATGGACGTGCTGCCGCACACCAGCGCGGTCATCACCAACCTCGAGGGCGAGTCGCTGCTCGTCGACCGTATGGCCGACGCCATCAACGGTGAGGTCATCCGCCGCCAGGAGCTGCTGCGGGCGGCGGGCAACTTCGCGAACCTGAAGGACTACAACAAGGCCCGGCTGCAGGGTAAGGCGCTCGCGCCGCTGCCGTCACTGCTCATCGTGGCCGACGAGTTCTCCGAGCTGTTGACGGCCAAGCCGGACTTCATCGACATCTTCGTGCAGATCGGCCGGGTCGGCCGGTCGATCGGCATCCACCTGCTGCTGGCGAGCCAGCGGTTGGAGGAGGGCCGCCTGCGCGGTCTGGACACGCACTTGTCCTACCGGCTCGGTCTGCGGACCTTCTCCGCCATGGAGTCGCGCACGGTCCTGGGCGTACCCGACGCGTACGACCTGCCCCGGGCGCCCGGCCACGGCTATATGAAGTTCGGCACCGAGCCCCTGGTCCGGTTCAAGGCCGCGTACGTCTCCGGCTCCTACAAGAAGGCGGGCGCGTCGCCGACCCGGGCCGGCGGCCGGCGTACCGACATCGACATTCACAACTTCGGGACGCACTTCGTGCCGCTGCCGAAGAAGCCCGCCAACGCGGAGCCCGAGGTCAACTGGGAGGTCAAGCCGGGCGAGAGCCTGATGGACGTCCTGATCGGGCGGCTGGCCGGCAAGGGCCCGCCGGCGCACCAGGTCTGGCTGGAGCCGCTGGACGCCTCCGACACCCTGGAGGAGGGCTTCGGCAAGATCGCGATCCACCCGGAGCGCGGTCTGACGACGGCCAACGCCGAACTGCACGGCGCGCTGACGGTCCCCACCGCGTGGGTCGACCGGCCCGCGCAACAGCGCCGGGACACGCAGTGGATCAATCTGTCCGGCGCGAACGGGCACGTGGCGATCGCCGGGGCGACCCAGAGCGGCAAGTCCAGCCTTCTGCGGACGATCATCAGCGGCCTGGCGCTGACCCACACCCCGGCCGAGGCGCAGTTCTACTGCCTCGACTTCGGCGGCGGCACGCTGGCCGCGCTGCGGGAGATGCCGCACGTCGGCGGCGTGGCGGGCCGCCTCGACACCGCCCAGGTACGCCGGACGGTCAGCGAGGTCGCGATGCTCCTCGCCGAGCGCGAGGCGCGGTTCGCCGAGCTGGGCGTGGACTCGATGAACAACTACCGCAAGCGCCGGGCCTCCGGCGAGGTCAACGACCCGTTCGGAGACGTCTTCCTCGTCATCGACGGCTGGGCGACCCTGCGGGAGAGCTACGACGACCTGGAGCCGGTCATCACCGACCTGGCCACCCGGGGTCTGTCCTACGGCGTCCACATCATCGCCAGCTCGCTGCGCTGGCGGGACTTCCGGGCGGCCATTCAGGACCAGTTCGGCACCAAGATCGAGATGCGGCTGGGTGACCCGTCGGACTCGATCGGCAAGGTCCGCAAGGCGGCGCAGAACGTCAAGAACGCGCCGGGCCACGGCGCGACCAACGACGGTCTGTACTACCTGACCCTGCGCCCGGAGCTGACCTCGCTCGGCACCGACCAGACCTCGCTGAGCAAACACGTCGCGCAGCATTGGAAGGGCCAGCCGGCACCGCGAGTGCGGATGCTGCCCCCGGTCTACGGCTACGACCGCCTGCCGCTCACCGGCGGCGATCCGCTGCACATCCCGATCGGCCTGTCCGAGGACCTCGCCCCGATCTCGCTCAACTTCCGCGACGACCAGCACTTCCTGGTCTTCGGCGAGAGCGAGTGCGGCAAGTCGACGTTCATGCGGGCACTGGCGACCACGATCACCAAGCGGTTCACCCCGGACGAGGCGAAGCTGCTGATCGTCGACCACCGGCGCAGCCTGCTCGGTGCGATCCAGGGCGACCATCTGCTCGGCTACACGACCAACTTCGAGCAGAGTACGCAGTACCTTCAGGCGGTCGCCGGTTACATGGACCAGCGCAAGCCCCCGGCCGACGTCACGCCGCAGCAGCTGCGCGACCGGCCGTGGCTGGAAGGCCGCCCGGAGTGCTTCGTCCTCATCGACGACTACGAGATGGTCGCGTCCGGCGCGGGCAACCCGCTCGATCCGCTGGTGCCCTACCTCGAGATCGCCCGCGACGTCGGTCTGCACCTGATCATCGCGCGGAACTCGACGGGCGCGAGCGGTCTGTCCTACCAGCCGCTGTTCCAGATCATGCGGCGGGTCGGCAGCCCCGGCCTGCTCATGTCCGGGGACAAGGGCGAAACCTCGCCCCTGGCGGACATCCGCTTCGAGCGGATGGTTCCGGGCCGTGGCCGGCTCCTGTCGCGCAAGCAAGGGGTACGCCTCATTCAGGTGGCGAACCTGCCCGGCGCGTAGGTCGGGCAGCCCCGCTCGATCCAGCGACGGCTGGGCGGACGGGGCGGCCCGCCTGTCAGCTCGGCGGTCCTTACCGGACCAGTAGCCGACCGCCCTCCCGGTGCGCTTCGATGCCACCGGGCAGGGCGGTCGCTCCTTGTCCGTGCCAGTCGGTGACGAGCGCGTCCAACGCGGCGACGTGCCGGTGGCCGAGGGCGGCCGCGGGTGCGCCGAGTTCGAGCGCCCAGGTGTGCAGTACGCGACCGCGCAGGGCGTCCGGCAGCGCCCGGAGGGCGTCGACCTCGAGTCCGCCGTCGCACCGGCACCCCTCGTACGCCTCCGCCGCCAAACCGTCCAAGTAGGACGCGTCCACGGCGAGCTGAGCGGCTGTCTGAGCGAGGTTGCCGACGACGCCCGGCCCCAACGCCGTCACCAAGGCGGGCAAGGCATCGGACCGTACGCGCGCTCGTGCGTACCGGGTGTCGGCGTTGTGCGGATCCTCCCAAGGCGTGAGCCCTTGCGCCGCACACGCTTCCCGAAGCGTCGTACGCCGGACGCCCAGCATCGGCCGGAGCAGCGCCACCTGGCCGACCTCCCGGCGTGCGGGCATCCCGGCCAGGCCACGGGGACCGGCGCCCCGAGCCAGGGCCAGCAGTACCGTCTCGGCTTGGTCGTCGAGTGTGTGACCTAGGAGGAGCGCTGCGGCGGCGTACTCGTTGGCATGGTGAAGGAGTGCCTCGTAGCGGGCGTGGCGTGCGGCGCCTTCGGGACCCATCGGATCAGCCGGGTCGATCGTGACCGGGGCGATCAGGACCGGAGCGAGCCCCGCCGACGTGGCCCAGGCCGCGACGGTGGCGGCGCGGTCGGCGGATCCGGTCTGGAGGTTGTGGTCGACGGTGATCAGGCCGACCCGCCAGCCGGTACGCGGACCGGCGAACGCCGCGGCCGCCGCCAGGGCGAGCGAGTCGGCGCCACCGGAGCAGGCGACAAGGACGAGCCGATCGTCACCATGGCCGAGCGCACGCCGCACCGCGGTACGCGTCTGCGCGACGGAGGGGTGGGGACCGGTCAAGGCGCGACCCGGGCGACCCACGCGTCCGGATCGGTCAGCTCGGCCAGCGTCGGTAGGTTCGCCGGAGCGGCCCAGACCCGGTTGAAGCCGGCCATACCGACCCGGTCGATGGCGCTCTGGACGAACTTGCGGCCCTCGGCGTATTGCCGGAGCTTCGCGTCGACGCCGAGCAGCCGGCGGATCACGGACTCCACGGGGTTCGCGGTGGCACGGCGGCGGTCGAACCGGGCCCGGATCGCCTCGACCGACGGGATGACGCGCGGACCGACCCCGTCCATGACGACCTCGGCGTGCCCCTCGACGAGAGTCATCAGCGCCGTGAGCCGATCCATCACCACCCGCTGGGCGGGCGACTGCACGAGGTCCAGGACGCTGGCCTGGCTGCCCTTGTTCCGGACGGCGTCCGCAGCGGCCGACACGGCCCGGCCCACCCGGCCGAGCAAGGCGGAGGCATCGGTGTCGGACGCGTCGATGAACGCCTTGACCTCGCTGAGGAAGTGCCCGCGCAGCCACGGGACGGCGGTGAACTGCGTCCGATGGGTGACCTCGTGGAGGCAGACCCAGAGCCGGAAGTCGCGGGGTTCGGCGCCGAGCTTGCGTTCGACCGCGACGATGTTCGGGGCCACGAGCAGCAGGTGGCCGGGTTCGCCGGAGAACACCTCGTATTGCCCGAGCACCCGCCCGGACAGATAGGCCAAGATCGTCCCCGCCTGCACCGCGGTGACCTTCGCCCCGACCATCTCCAGCGGGCCGGTGCCGGCCGTCTGCGATCGTCTGGCGAGCTGAGCGGTCAGCGGACCGATGACCTGCCGCATCCCGGCGACGTTGAGCGCCGCCCAGTCCCGGCGATCGACCACCCGCACCGGTGGCACGTCGACCTG
This genomic interval carries:
- the eccD gene encoding type VII secretion integral membrane protein EccD, with the translated sequence MTSAALGLARVTINTPHRRVDVALPEQIAIAEILPELLQHAGEGFADEGERHGGWVLRRADGTSLAGDRSLHQQNVRDGQVLHLVPARADWPELEYDDVVEAIAEGARRRGAGWSPVSTRTATVVGAGVLLAGGVLAILQGGPGWQPGGWLGLAAAVLLLFAGVVASRAYGDARVGAVLGGFSLPYAFAGGALILGGDTLPGAMGLVPWLGQAQLLLGAMCVLLFSALGGAGVGGRVRVFTAGVTFGLLTGLASLLSFLDPAGAAAVLLALLVCGIGLVPVLAIRFGKVPVPSVTLPTGQGAKEIYAAGSSPSLEAARRLPDRQRVFSAVSRSEELLSGMLIGYAVLTVGATAVLVTGGGVAGKVLTAVAAVALLLRSRLFVSPRQRVPLLVAGLTGITVLLVGMVLSADSSMRALIAVGSVAIALIVVVAGQAWSTKPPSPYIGRIADLFEMLIVVSVIPAALWVLNVFDQIQAIAG
- the eccCa gene encoding type VII secretion protein EccCa; protein product: MGTIVVKRGPRRPAPEIPSGELVIEAPPEIPQASGARWQQAMMALPMLGAMLPSAYMMGNGQNGKMGYVMGGMMGLSMIGMMAMNLSQGGGGPKKAEMMAARREYLRHLATMRTKVRETVAKQRTGLFYRHPDPQRLWSTVDSHRLWERRPTDPDYGVTRIGMGPQSLATPLVPPVTRPLEELEPMTAGALRRFLDAYSVVPDLPVAVSLPAFARVFVRSEAPPNNTYGYSSGRLAQPEADHRDGSETHSLVRAVVSQLATFHAPDDLLIAVCAPAHRRDRWDWVKWLPHNAHPSKVDALGPVRMVAPTAVALEEMLSDIIGNRPRFGGGASGPYVVVVLDGADLTGSQHLAADGGIAGMTVLDLDGQPPRLLDRTTLTLEMQQDTRQLEIYTADGSADVGFADGLTYAEAESVARRLSPLRLSAATKSADAPLSGDQGLGDLLGIPDPDTFEVAQGWRPRADRDKLRVPIGVGVDGQPVELDIKESAQDGMGPHGLLIGATGSGKSEVLRTLVLALALTHSSEELNFVLVDYKGGATFASMDVLPHTSAVITNLEGESLLVDRMADAINGEVIRRQELLRAAGNFANLKDYNKARLQGKALAPLPSLLIVADEFSELLTAKPDFIDIFVQIGRVGRSIGIHLLLASQRLEEGRLRGLDTHLSYRLGLRTFSAMESRTVLGVPDAYDLPRAPGHGYMKFGTEPLVRFKAAYVSGSYKKAGASPTRAGGRRTDIDIHNFGTHFVPLPKKPANAEPEVNWEVKPGESLMDVLIGRLAGKGPPAHQVWLEPLDASDTLEEGFGKIAIHPERGLTTANAELHGALTVPTAWVDRPAQQRRDTQWINLSGANGHVAIAGATQSGKSSLLRTIISGLALTHTPAEAQFYCLDFGGGTLAALREMPHVGGVAGRLDTAQVRRTVSEVAMLLAEREARFAELGVDSMNNYRKRRASGEVNDPFGDVFLVIDGWATLRESYDDLEPVITDLATRGLSYGVHIIASSLRWRDFRAAIQDQFGTKIEMRLGDPSDSIGKVRKAAQNVKNAPGHGATNDGLYYLTLRPELTSLGTDQTSLSKHVAQHWKGQPAPRVRMLPPVYGYDRLPLTGGDPLHIPIGLSEDLAPISLNFRDDQHFLVFGESECGKSTFMRALATTITKRFTPDEAKLLIVDHRRSLLGAIQGDHLLGYTTNFEQSTQYLQAVAGYMDQRKPPADVTPQQLRDRPWLEGRPECFVLIDDYEMVASGAGNPLDPLVPYLEIARDVGLHLIIARNSTGASGLSYQPLFQIMRRVGSPGLLMSGDKGETSPLADIRFERMVPGRGRLLSRKQGVRLIQVANLPGA
- the tilS gene encoding tRNA lysidine(34) synthetase TilS — its product is MTGPHPSVAQTRTAVRRALGHGDDRLVLVACSGGADSLALAAAAAFAGPRTGWRVGLITVDHNLQTGSADRAATVAAWATSAGLAPVLIAPVTIDPADPMGPEGAARHARYEALLHHANEYAAAALLLGHTLDDQAETVLLALARGAGPRGLAGMPARREVGQVALLRPMLGVRRTTLREACAAQGLTPWEDPHNADTRYARARVRSDALPALVTALGPGVVGNLAQTAAQLAVDASYLDGLAAEAYEGCRCDGGLEVDALRALPDALRGRVLHTWALELGAPAAALGHRHVAALDALVTDWHGQGATALPGGIEAHREGGRLLVR
- a CDS encoding zinc-dependent metalloprotease, which gives rise to MADFVDWDLAASTAATLGPTGPKVTKAEAVEVVRQLRTLTDEAAEHVAEFTGLTSQVDVPPVRVVDRRDWAALNVAGMRQVIGPLTAQLARRSQTAGTGPLEMVGAKVTAVQAGTILAYLSGRVLGQYEVFSGEPGHLLLVAPNIVAVERKLGAEPRDFRLWVCLHEVTHRTQFTAVPWLRGHFLSEVKAFIDASDTDASALLGRVGRAVSAAADAVRNKGSQASVLDLVQSPAQRVVMDRLTALMTLVEGHAEVVMDGVGPRVIPSVEAIRARFDRRRATANPVESVIRRLLGVDAKLRQYAEGRKFVQSAIDRVGMAGFNRVWAAPANLPTLAELTDPDAWVARVAP